In Canis lupus dingo isolate Sandy chromosome 27, ASM325472v2, whole genome shotgun sequence, one genomic interval encodes:
- the SP7 gene encoding LOW QUALITY PROTEIN: transcription factor Sp7 (The sequence of the model RefSeq protein was modified relative to this genomic sequence to represent the inferred CDS: deleted 1 base in 1 codon) produces the protein MASSLLEEEAHYGSSPLAMLTAACSKFGGTSPLRDSTTLGKAGAKKPYSVGSDLSAPKTMGDAYPAPFSSTNGLLSPAGSPPAPTSGYANEYPPFSHSFPGPTGTQDPGLLVPKGHSSPDCLPSVYTSLDMAHPYGSWYKAGIHAGISPGPGNAPAPWWDMHPGGNWLGGGQGQGDGLQGTLPAGPAQPPLNPQLPTYPSDFAPLNPAPYPAPHLLQPGPQHVLPQDVYKPKAVSNSGPLEGAGAAKAPRGAGAGGGGFGGGGAGRSSCDCPNCQELERLGAAAAGLRKKPIHSCHIPGCGKVYGKASHLKAHLRWHTGERPFVCNWLFCGKRFTRSDELERHVRTHTREKKFTCLLCSKRFTRSDHLSKHQRTHGEPGPGPPAGGPKDLGEARGAAEEEASQTPRPPASPAPPEKAPEGSPEQSSLLEI, from the exons ATGGCGTCCTCCCTGCTTGAG GAGGAAGCTCACTATGGCTCCAGCCCCCTGGCCATGCTGACGGCAGCGTGCAGCAAATTTGGCGGCACCAGCCCCCTGCGGGACTCAACGACACTGGGCAAAGCAGGCGCAAAGAAGCCATACTCCGTGGGCAGTGACCTTTCAGCCCCCAAAACCATGGGGGACGCCTACCCAGCCCCCTTTTCAAGCACCAATGGGCTCCTCTCACCTGCAGGcagtccccctgcccccacctcggGCTATGCCAATGAGTACCCTCCTTTTTCTCACTCATTCCCTGGACCCACGGGCACCCAGGACCCCGGGCTACTAGTGCCCAAGGGCCACAGCTCTCCTGACTGCCTGCCCAGTGTCTACACCTCCCTGGACATGGCACATCCCTACGGCTCCTGGTACAAGGCAGGCATCCACGCAGGCATCTCGCCGGGCCCTGGCAACGCTCCTGCTCCCTGGTGGGACATGCACCCCGGGGGCAACTGGCTAGGtggtgggcagggccagggtgATGGGCTGCAAGGGACACTGCCCGCGGGCCCCGCTCAGCCTCCGCTGAACCCCCAGCTGCCCACCTACCCGTCCGACTTTGCCCCCCTTAACCCGGCCCCCTACCCAGCTCCCCACCTCCTGCAGCCGGGGCCCCAGCACGTCTTGCCCCAAGACGTCTATAAGCCCAAGGCCGTGAGCAATAGCGGGCCGCTGGAG GGGGCTGGTGCGGCCAAAGCCCCCCGGGGggccggcgcggggggcggcggcttcggcggcggcggggcgggccgcTCCTCCTGCGACTGCCCCAACTGCCAGGAGCTCGAGCGCctgggcgcggcggcggcggggctgcgCAAGAAGCCCATCCACAGCTGCCACATCCCGGGCTGCGGCAAGGTGTACGGCAAGGCCTCGCACCTGAAGGCGCACCTGCGCTGGCACACGGGCGAGCGGCCCTTCGTGTGCAACTGGCTCTTCTGCGGCAAGCGCTTCACGCGCTCGGACGAGCTGGAGCGCCACGTGCGCACGCACACGCGGGAGAAGAAGTTCACCTGCCTGCTGTGCTCCAAGCGCTTCACCCGCAGCGACCACCTGAGCAAACACCAGCGCACCCACGGCgagccgggccccgggccccctgCCGGCGGCCCCAAGGACCTGGGGGAGGCGCGCGGCGCCGCGGAGGAGGAGGCCAGTCAgacgccccggccccccgcctccccggcgCCCCCAGAGAAAGCCCCCGAAGGCAGCCCGGAGCAGAGCAGCCTGCTGGAGATCTGA